CGAGATCGGCGTCCGCGACGGCGCGAACCTCACCGTCGAGGGCCACGACTTCGCGCCCTCCTTCAACATCTGGACCACGATCGAGGAGTGCCTGAACCCTCCGGTGGTCTACGAGGCCGACCGCGGCTGGTTCACCACCGCGCCGTTCAGCGAGCCCGAGGTGTTCGACTTCCCCGCCGGCATCGGTCCGGTGGAGTGCGTGAACGTCGAGCACGAGGAGGTGCTGCTCGTGCCGCGCTGGGTGAAGGCGCGCCGGGTCACCTTCAAGTACGGCCTGGGCCGGGAGTTCGTCGAGACCCTGAAGACGCTGCACCGCCTGGAACTGGACCGCACGGTGCCCGTGACCGTGCCGAGCGCGCACGGGCCGGTGCCGGTCTCGCCCCGGGACGTGGTCGCCGCCTGTCTGCCCGACCCGGCGACGCTGGGCGCGCTCATGCACGGCAAGACGTGCGCCGGCACGTGGGTGCGGGGTGTGAAGGACGGTGCGCCGCGCGAGGTGTACCTGTACCACGTGGTCGACAACCAGTGGTCGATGGCCGAGTACGGCAGCCAGGCGGTGGTGTGGCAGACCGCCGTCAACCCGGTGGTCGCCCTCGAACTGCTCGCCACGGGCGCGTGGTCGGGCGCGGGCGTCCTGGGCCCCGAGGCGTTCCCGGCCCGCCCGTTCCTCGACCTGCTGACGGCGTACGGCTCGCCGTGGGGCCTGCGGGAGCAGTGAACTCTTTGCGGTCCCGCGCTGTTTCACTCCGGCCCCTCCGGTGACCCGACCGGGAGCAGACATCCGGAACAGCACGTACGACTTGATCGCAGGTGACTTCGATGGACGACTGGCGACAGCACGCCGCGTGCCGCCACCAGGACCCGGACCTCTTCTTCCCGATCGGCACCTCGGGGCCGGCGCTGCTGCAGACGGAGCAGGCGAAGGCGGTCTGCCGACGCTGCCCCGTGCGGGAACCGTGCCTGGAGTGGGCCATGGAGACCGATCAGACCCTCGGGGTCTGGGGCGGCACGAGCGAGGCGGAACGGCGCGCCCTCAGGCGGCGCATCAGGGCACGGCGCGGTTCCTGACCCCAGTCGGCCCGACCTCCCGCCCCGACCCTCGCACCCCATGGGCCCTTGCGCCGGCGCTGCCGCGACGCCGCCGCCGCATCCGGTGAACAGGAGGGACGCGGCGAGCAGCGCGGCACGGTGGCGGTGCGTGATCATGAGTCGGCCTTGGCCCACAGATGTCTGGAACTCGTCAGGTTCCGGGGCCGGTTCGGGCGCTACGGCTTGCCGGGCTTGCCCTTGCCGTACAGCCAGGTCCGCAGCAGCGGGCCGAGGTTCCTCCCGGACTCCAGCTCGGCGAGCCGCTCGAACTGGGCGGTGGTGCCGTGGCCGTAGCGGTGCTGGGCCGCCCAGGCGCGCAGGATGCGGAAGAAGGCGCGGTCTCCGACGGTGGTGCGCAGGACGTGCAGGGTCATGGCGCCGCGGGCGTAGACGGGGGTGTCGAAGATGTTCGCGCCGCTGCCGGGGTCGCCGGGCGGGAACGCCCAGAGGCCGTCGGTCGCGGGGCGGGCGTACAGGGCGTCGAACGTCTTCTGCGCGCTGTCGCCGCCGTGCTGCTCCGCGTAGAGCCACTCGGCGTAGGTCGCGAAGCCCTCGTTGAGCCAGATGTCCTTCCAGGAGGTGAGGGAGACGGAGTCGCCGAACCACTGGTGGGCGCTCTCGTGGACGAGCGTGCTCAGGCCGGGGGCGCTGTCGTACACGGGCCGCGACTGGGTCTCCAGGGCGTAGCCGACGTTCGGGGCGTGGTCGACGATGGAGCCGGCGGCGCGGAACGGGTAGGGCCCGAACAGCTTGCTCTCCCACTCCAGTACGGACGGCAGCTTCTTCAGGACGGGGGCGGCGGCCGTGGCCTCGCGGGGGTCGACGGCGTCGTAGACCTTGAGGCCGTCGCGGGTCGTGTACTGCTTGACCTGGAACTTTCCTACGGTCGCGGTGGCGAGGTAGGCGGCCATGGGCTCCGTCTGGCGCCAGCGGAACGTGGTCTTCCCCTTCGTCGTGCGCTGTCCGAGCAGGACGCCGTTGGCGACGGCGGTGCGGTCCTTGGGGACGGTGATCGTGAAGTCGTAGGAGGACTTGTCGAGGGGGTGGTTGTTGGCCGGGAACCAGGTCATGGCGCCCTGTGGCTCACCGGCGACGAAGGCCCCGTCGTCGGTGGGGATCCAGCCGTCGAGGGAGCCGTCGGGGTCGGTGACCGGGCCGGGGGTGCCGTTGTAGGTGACGGTGACGCGGAACAGCTCGCCCTTGCGCAGGGCGCGCTTCGGGGTGACGACGAGTTCCTGGCCGTCGCGCTTGTACGCGGCCTTGACGTGATCGACCGTCAGGCCGGTGACCTTCAGCCCCTTGAAGTCGAGGTCGAAGCGGGTCAGCCGCTGGGTGGCGCGGGCGGTGAGGACCGCTGTGCCGGTGAGGTGACGGCTGCCCGGGTCGTAACCGAGCGTCAGACCGTAGTGAGAGACGTGGTAGCCGCCGTTTCCGGCGAGCGGGAAGTAGGGGTCGCCGACGCCGGACGTGCCCGTCGGACCGGCCGCGGTGGCGGGTCCGGCCGCCATGAGCAGCGCCGCCACGGCTACGGGGACGGTGGCGGCGACCGCTTCACGGCGGAGGAGGGTGGTGGTAGTGGTCCGGCTGCGGGGGTGTCTCACGTGCGCTCCTGGGGGGTGGCGAGTGATCAAACATCCTCAGCGTAAGGACCGGGCGCCACGGTTTCCTCCTCGTTCAGGCTCATTCAGGTCAAGCCGAGCGGTGCCGGCCGTCATCTCCGGCCTACGCTCGACACCACCCGCCGAACCCGCCCAACCCGAGGACGGCCCGCCCATGAGTGTCCGCGTACGCCGCGTCTACGACCCGCCCGAGCCCGGCGACGGTGTGCGGGTCCTCGTCGACCGGCTGTGGCCGCGCGGTGTGTCCAAGGACGCGGCGCACGTGGACGAGTGGCCGAAGGGCCTCACCCCGTCCACCGAGCTGCGCCGCTGGTACCACGCGGGCGAGGGGACGTTCGAGGAGTTCGCGCGGCGCTACGAGTCGGAGCTGACCGCTCCGGAGGCGGCCGAACTCCTGGATCGTGTCCGGGAATTGACCGCAGAGGGGCCGGTGACGCTGCTGACGTCCGCGAAGTCCCCGGAGCAGAGTCACACGGCGGTGCTGGTCCGCCTG
The Streptomyces sp. NBC_01485 genome window above contains:
- a CDS encoding M1 family metallopeptidase, producing MRHPRSRTTTTTLLRREAVAATVPVAVAALLMAAGPATAAGPTGTSGVGDPYFPLAGNGGYHVSHYGLTLGYDPGSRHLTGTAVLTARATQRLTRFDLDFKGLKVTGLTVDHVKAAYKRDGQELVVTPKRALRKGELFRVTVTYNGTPGPVTDPDGSLDGWIPTDDGAFVAGEPQGAMTWFPANNHPLDKSSYDFTITVPKDRTAVANGVLLGQRTTKGKTTFRWRQTEPMAAYLATATVGKFQVKQYTTRDGLKVYDAVDPREATAAAPVLKKLPSVLEWESKLFGPYPFRAAGSIVDHAPNVGYALETQSRPVYDSAPGLSTLVHESAHQWFGDSVSLTSWKDIWLNEGFATYAEWLYAEQHGGDSAQKTFDALYARPATDGLWAFPPGDPGSGANIFDTPVYARGAMTLHVLRTTVGDRAFFRILRAWAAQHRYGHGTTAQFERLAELESGRNLGPLLRTWLYGKGKPGKP
- a CDS encoding DUF488 domain-containing protein translates to MSVRVRRVYDPPEPGDGVRVLVDRLWPRGVSKDAAHVDEWPKGLTPSTELRRWYHAGEGTFEEFARRYESELTAPEAAELLDRVRELTAEGPVTLLTSAKSPEQSHTAVLVRLLEADRR
- a CDS encoding WhiB family transcriptional regulator → MDDWRQHAACRHQDPDLFFPIGTSGPALLQTEQAKAVCRRCPVREPCLEWAMETDQTLGVWGGTSEAERRALRRRIRARRGS
- a CDS encoding saccharopine dehydrogenase family protein, which encodes MRVLLVGAGGVGTAVTRIAARRPFFEAMVVADHDPARADAAVAALDGDDRFHAERVDAGDEAAVGGLLARHRCDVLLNATDPRFVMPLFRAARGAGATYVDMAMSLSRPHPERPYEECGVRLGDAQFAEADDWAGAGVLALVGMGVEPGLSDVFARYAADELFDEIDEIGVRDGANLTVEGHDFAPSFNIWTTIEECLNPPVVYEADRGWFTTAPFSEPEVFDFPAGIGPVECVNVEHEEVLLVPRWVKARRVTFKYGLGREFVETLKTLHRLELDRTVPVTVPSAHGPVPVSPRDVVAACLPDPATLGALMHGKTCAGTWVRGVKDGAPREVYLYHVVDNQWSMAEYGSQAVVWQTAVNPVVALELLATGAWSGAGVLGPEAFPARPFLDLLTAYGSPWGLREQ